GGCCTTCTTATAAACTTAACTTGTCAAAATAGTCCAATGGCTTGTTATCATGGATCCAATTCCATAGAGATCTCCCGGGAGTGGAGTTCCTTTAAAAATCccgcggggacttccctggtggcacagtagtaaagaatccacctgacagtgaaggggacgtgggttcgatccttggtttgGGAGGTccaacatgctgcggagcaaaaaagtacgtgtgccacaactcctgagcccgcgtgcctacagcccgtactccacaacaagaaaagccaccgcaatgagaagcacgtgcaccgcagtgaagacacaacgcagccaaaaaaaaaaaaaaaaaaaaatcggggaATGTACTTTTCAGTAAAGAAACAAAGAGTATCTCAGTCCTCATAGCTAAAGAGAATAATCAAGTAGTAGGCGGAAAGGTGGCTTTGATTCTCAGGTTGTGGGTTCTGAACTGAATTAATTATTGTCCTTACCTCAATGAGACAGAGAGTTGTAGCCAAAATCGTCACTACTAGAGTTACAGATATTGCCAAGATGAGTTTGTTGTTATAGCCATAACCTGGAACTTCTTTTGTgagctaagaaaataaataacaatttttaaaaacaaggagatAGAAGGGATGAAAGCTAACTATTCTTAAACCTACTCTAAACAATAGCAAACTATTCTTAAACTACTATAAAACCCAATCCTTTCAGACAAGTAGCTTCCATAAGAACAAGCcaaatttaatgttattaatcttatcattagcattttcttctacaatttatttatcttgtgtTATGTCCTTTTCTCGTCTACCCTAGGAATAGGGGCACACTCTCTAAATGAGCTAAGTGGGAGATCACTGTCTTAGCCAGTTTCATGGCTGAAGATAAGATACAGACTAGGAGCCCGTGGTATAACTGCTTGGGCACGTCAATGACATGTCCTAGACTGAGTAACAGTCCAGGTCCCATGTCTCAGGGGTCATCCTCACCTCACTTGACTCCTGCTCTTTCTGCTCACTCTGGGCTTCTGTGCTCTCACTGGTATAGTTGTCAGCTTTCCACTGGTCCCTATGCCATTCTGCTTTGGACACATTTACTTCTTGCTGCTTGCTGAGAAGATTCATCAGGAGGCCTGCTCTAGAGATAAGGTTGGCACAGCCCAGCTGCACGTGGGTCTGTGAGCAGTCCATTTTAAAAGTCTGGATAACTAGAGGAATGAGCCTTTGCACGTCATTGTTGGGGATGAGGGAACATAGCTGCTGGTTTAGCTGAGTTTCAACTTGATCAGCCGGGGATGTGAGCCCTGGGAAAGTGAAGCCTGAGGGCTTAGAGGAGAATTCAGTGCCCGTGTTGTGGTACTCCCAATGTGTTTCGCTGGTGTGTTGAACAGTTGCCATACTGTTGTCTGCAGCAACAGTAGAATGTGCGGTGGAGACATTCCTATGGGTAGTGTTTCCAGGTCCGGTTCCTCCTGGCAGAGTAGAGTTTCCTGTAGAAATaatttcttcagaaacattttgtgCAGTATTGTTTTCTGAAGTAGTGTTTTCTGTAGAAgggtctgaaagagaaaataattctggaaaaGGATTTTCCTAAGAAGTCACATCTCCTGAAGTTGAAACAGCCTCTCGTGGAGGGGAATTTATGAGACTCATCACTACAGAGAACGGAAAGTTTGCATGCATCATTCTGTTGagtgaaattttctttctgaactttCGACTCCttttgactttgggttttctgtgGACCCGATGAGACCGAGTTTTGTGGAAGATGTATTTTTTCCCAGAATGTGAGATTAGTTCAGGAGCCTTGATATTTCTAACTCTAGACTTTGCagcttctaaaacaaaaaaagtgttgGATAAGtcttttgatttgcttttaaCCTGTGATGGGGATTTTGGAGGGATGGAGGCAGAAGGCCTGCCATTGAAGTACTGTTTCAGGGAAGAGGAGCCTGCTGCCTTGGGTTCCTTTATGAATGAAGACTCTACATTGGAGGACTTTTCCACCAGCTTCCTGGGCCTCGGCACCATGAGAAACTGTTTCAGCTTTCTTGGGGATGGTCTCCTGAGCCTTCTTCTTTGGCAGTATTCGCCACAGATGGCTGGgcattctgtttcttcctgacgCTCTCATCTCCCACTGCTTTGAGGTGCATTTTCTGTAGGCCCCTTGGGCCCTTGAGGACCCTGTTCACTCTCAGCAGCTTTTCCTCTGTACTCTCAATCTTTTCTAGGCTGTCTTTCTGTGGTTGGGCAGTTTCCAATATCTTTTGAAATATGTAGCATTTAAACATGGCACTTGAAAGGTTGGAACGAGTACGCTTGGCAAGTTCTTCTTCCTTTAACCTCACCAATTTTTTCTTGAGTTTCTGCAtctaaaaattttccagaaaatggagtttcctcaatttatttttattagttgaaTTGTTGCATACAGGTTTAACAGAAGGGCTCCttatattgtttttcaaaagacCCAGCGGCATATCTCCATCTTGTGTATTTGAAAAAAGAAGTTGAATGAATGGTAATAATGTGGATTCCATGTCTCCTAGATTTCCCTCTGAGATATTAGGCAGTATGTAACTTAGTGCACTGATAATATCACTGTTATTATTAAACTCCAGCTGCTCATTCATGAAGCCTGACAAGCTGACAGCATTTTTATCTGAGGATGCCCTCTCTGACTCAATAGTCAGCTCGgtgctgtttttcttcttccgGGCTTCTAACACCTTCATCAACGATCCTCCGGCATTCCTTATagatgtttcttcatctgtcaaaaaaGAAGGGACTGTTTTTGATCATTGATGACTGATGGGACAGCTTTTTGTCAGtccacagccaaataaattaggAATCAGTCAACGTTTGAGTGCCacttaggagaaaaagaaacccacactTAAGCCTATGACTGGCAAcaacaaaatgtgaaaaagacCTCTCTTGAAAAAGTGGCTATCTACTCAGAAAATTCTGTAGCGTTAAATATAGTAACTATATTGAGGATTACTCCACTGGTTCCCAGGGGCCAGTACTCAAGAAAAGCCAAGGCTGGAAGACAAATATTCCCTTACTCAGCTGGACTCTCTGCAGATCTATTGTGACTCATCACATTCATATACCCCATCCTGTCCTGCCTCAGAGGCAGAGGACTATGAGgcttcctctctccacctcttCAGTGTGCTTGTGTTCCTGCTGCTATCACAGATGACAACGACAACAACTGCCGCTAACAGATAATCATCTGGACATGTCCTTCTCCACACACCCAGCGAGTACTCTGTTCAGTCCCTGCTTCCATATATCACAACCCCCATAACAGAAAGctctatacagaaaaaaagactatgtCCGCCCGGGCTCTTTGCTAAAATTTGGGCAGGGATCTGCAGTATAAGTTAAGAGATTTGCCAGAGTGTATGCCAATCTGGGACGTTCAACAAATCAATGGAATAATACTTGAGATCCTAAAATGCAGAAGGGAAAAAGCAACTTCTGTCAGATGGCTACTtggctttcatttcattttacttctAATTTTTCCAGATTTACTTGGGGACCCATCCAAAACTTCTGACTGTGTGAAGGTAATGTGTACCATTGTGAAGCTGGGCTTCTCTTCCAAAAGGATTAAAAGTATTTTTGGTAAGGGtcaaaggaggagggaaggttCATGAGAAAGGAGGAGCATGGGCTTGCAGAGAGCCCCAAACTGGGGACAGGAAATCGGGGCACTAGGGTCATAGCACTTAACACCTCTGATCTTgtttttcctcacctgtaaaaggagattaaaaatgccttttctgcCCACTTCTGCGGAAGAAGGGAGTAATATAATTAGTAAAAAAAACTGTTTGGGAgagttccctggtagtccagtggttaagaccctccACTTTCCCTGCTGtggcaagggttcaatccctggttggggaactaagatcccacaagcagtgtggcacggacaaaaaaaaaaaagtctgtggaaaaaaaaagcaatgttttttTATATAAGTAGCAAAGTGTTATTATTTATGATGTGCTCTAGATCACTGAAAGAGACCTGTATTCAAGCTACCTGGGCATGAAAGCACATTTTGGAAGTCAATAAGTTAGTGCCAATAAATCTAACATATAGAAAAATACTTGAAAGCCCCTGAGTGTTTGATGGATAGAAAAGCTTGAGATTCAGAGCAAGTTCAGAGCTGGACAGTCTAAGAATAAACTAGCTCTcccatctattagaatggctaggTAGCAGCTTCTCGTTATGAAACCACAAACTCTCAGGCTCCAAATAGGACATAAAACAGCATCATTTGTACTCTTTATATAattgcagaaacaaacaaaataaacaaaaatatatttacaccTGTCCTATAAGACAAGGGTTTTTGAGACctaatgtatataaaatcaaTTTACAAACTGTGATGCACTATATGAATAAGATCTCATTTGCAGACGGCACAGCATAGGATATGTGGCCATTAATGATaattcccttcccccttccattcctttctcttgttcctttatgTATGCAGATCACTTACATTTTTAAGCTAATGATGTAACTGAGCTATTATTAGCTTAATAATGTAACCAAGAATCTGATTTTTAGCAAGGGGGAAGTTCTTAGAAACTTAGGGAGCTGGAACTGTGAATGAACGaattaaaataatgcaattgcatcattaattttaaaatttatcatcattgattaaaaacaaaaatttaaaaattaaattaaaaattaaaaatttattatccCGCAACTGAGACTCACCACAACGTGTGATGTCTGTCAGGCACTCACTGTCACAATGCAGCTTTACTGTCTTACAGACAACctcaatagtatttttaaattggcaGAGGCAGCCGGCCATATGGCTAGGTAAGATCCTATAAATGGAAACACAGGTAATTAAATTCGTTGTAAAAGAGTTACTTGAGTAGGTAGAAGAGGTAGGCCAGGGCCACCACAGACCAGTACGAAAAGGAGTTCTTGGGGCATATGGACTGGAGAACTGGATAGGGGCTGGTTGGCCAATTGCTGCTCTTGactgatgtaaataaatatacaggAGGAGAGAGGTGCCCAACAGAAGGATTAGGATGGCAGTAGTATGGTATGCCTAGAAAACAGGGAATAGGGATTAGAATTCAGTGACATTGATCTGTAGTTTAATTCAGAATTACCTCGTTCCAACTCAAAAGCCTCACTTTGGGTTGAGAGTACACAGGAAGAAGGCAGACTTCTAAGAAGAGTCTGAATAAGACCGCACCTTCTGGAGTCCCTTTCTCAGTTCCTATTTGTGAGTAGCAATATATTAGAAATTATTCCAGGAATAAAAAAGCATTGTGTGGTTAAACAATAACAGAGATCACATTAGCCAAATCTGGACAAAAGGAACAATTCCAAAGAATAACATTATCATTATAATAAGGTATAacatagttaatttttaaaaaagcatatgagttcataatgatactcAAAGTGAAAAGTGGGGGAGCTCGTCTTTATATTATAATGTCAGCTAATAAATGCAAAAGGAATGATACAATTAGGAAAGTGTCATTTTGCAACTATCAATGTAATAATTGATTCAGACAAGGATTATCATTGATGCACACTTGGGTGAAGAGTTGTTTGAAAGTAGGATCTTCACTGATCCCAAAAGATCACCCCACatattatttatcaatttttaacgGGAAAAATAACTTTAGAATGGAGAGATACGGAAGATCccaccttaatcaagtgatcaaactTAGCACTGGGCCACCTGAAGTGATGAAGTATGAAGAATACATCACCGATATAGTAATCTGCCCCAAAATGTTTACTTTGAATctaatgaggaaacagacatATCCAGATTGTGGGGCAATATACAAGACCACTGGCTTAGACTCTTCAAAAATGCCATTGTCATAAAAGAcccaaaaaatatatactagGGAAATATTCTACATTAAAGGAAACAAAGACCTGACATGCAATGCCTAATCTTTAATTGGACCCTgtatcaaaacaaaaaagacttaaAGAATGTTATTGGCTTCTGGCTCAGATGAAGTAACAAGGACCAATTTAACCTCCCACCTGTAACAATGAAAAAATCAGACAGAACATAAGAAACAACAGTTTTCAAAAAACTGGACCTCAGACAATGAGATGGGAAATAAATGAAGTGATCCTTGTAATTGCCCTAACTTACTTCTCTGAGAGAGTTTCCAGGTCATGGTACAGGGAAGAGAAGTCCAGACAGAGACTGGTGGACTCCCTGACTGAGGAAATGGAGCTGAGAGACTGGGAAAACCAAGGTATCTAGAGTTCACAATGCAGAGtatcagagagaaaagaactgCACAGACAAAGAACTCTGGAGATATGCAGAGGGTTCTATTGAGAATTCAACAACATATTGGTCAGTCAATTGTGTGAGGAATTACTTGATGCCAGGAAAAGAACCACATGAAAGGATTAATAATAAGAATAACTGGATATCACACAGGGTTGTTGGAATAGTACATGTTCCTACAAGTCAGACTGGAAAACCTCATGATACTCAGAAAGGACTTGTCTCAGTAGGTGCAAATAATGAGCTCCAGAGTAAAGGCCCTTGGACTCCTAcccaaagaatcttaaaagctagacctaaaagaacaaaattgttttgagtaACTTGATTTCACCCAAAAGAAAGTACAAGCATTTTAcaggaatatacatatacatagcaCACAATAAACTAAAACTCACAAAATCTGGGATCATATGAAAAATTTCCAAGCATGCATAGAagtaggaaaatatgacccatactGAGGAGAACAGACAATCAATCAAAACTAACCCATAATCTGTACAGATGTTAGAATTGgcagaaaagaacatttaaaaagttattatacaTGAAGGAAAGTTATTGTAACGGtatttcatatgttaaaaaaCCCACACTAGACACTGAAAATATTATGTACAGGaatggaaaatgtaaaacagaccCAAATTGAGCttatagagattaaaaacaatgtctaaatgaaaaagacattgaACGAGGTTAATGGcagattagacactgcagaagaaaggGTCAGTGAACATTAAGGCATAgtaatagaaactatccaaaatgaaacaaaaagagtaacaaaacaaaacaacaacaaaaatgaatacaACATCAGTGAGTTTTGCAACAACTCCAAGTGGCCTAATACATGTGTACTTAGAGTCcatgaaggagaagagaaatacatttgaaaaaataatagccaaaatTATTCCAAATTGGAAACACTATAAACCCACAAAGTCAAGAAGATCAATGAACTTTAAGCATAAGTAACATGGACAAAACTACATCAAGGCACAAAAAgtaatcaaattgctcaaaactagcaataaagaaaaaaatttaaaagcagccagaggaaaaaactgTACACTAcatatagaggaacaaagataacaatgacagcagatttcttgtGGGAAACTATGTAAATGAGAACTCAGTggaataacatctttaaagtagTGAATTGAATTATAGCAAGCTAGAATTCTATACCAAGATCtgtcaaaacaaaagcaaaataaagactatctCAGACATACAAAAGCTCAAAGAATTCATTACTAGTAGACTTtcactataagaaatgttaaaacaagtatttttaagcagaaggaaaatgacccCAGACTGGGATACGGatctaaaaaaaagattatgaatactggaattgggacttccctggtggttcacttgttaagaatctgccagctaatgcaggggacacgggttcaatccctggtccgggaagatcgcacatgtcgcggagcaactaagcccgtatgccacaactactgaagcccacgcacctagagcaaaaaaactcgaaacaattaagtaaatggtaataggaacatacatattgataatcaccttaaatgtaaatggattaaatgatcccaccaaaagacacacactggctgaatggacacaaaaaaagacgcatatatatgctgtctacaagagacccacttcagacctagggacacatacagactgaaagtgaggggatggaaaaagttattccatgcaaatggaaatcagaagaaagctgaagtagcaattctcatatcagacaaaatagactttaaaataaagactattacaagagacaaagaaggacactatataatgatcaacagatcgatccatgaagaagatataacaattgtaaatatttatgcacccaacaaaggagcacctcaatacgtaaggcaaatattaacagccataaagggggaaatcgacagtaacacaatcatcgtaggggactttaacagctcactttcaccaatggacagatcatacaatatgaaaataaataaggaaacacaagttttaaatgatacattaaacaagatggacttaattgatacttacaggacaatccatccaaaaacaacaaaatacacatttttctaaagtgctcatggaactttctccaggatagatcatgtcgtgggtcacaaatctagccttggtaaatttaagaaaactgaaatcaagtATCAAGTATcttgtatcttttccaaccacaacgctatgagactagatataaattacaggaaaagatctgtaaaaaatacaaacacatagggcttccctggtggcgcagtggttgagagtccacctgccgatgcagggtacatgagttcatgccccggtctgggaagatcccacatgccacggaacggctaggcccatgagccatggacgctgagcctgtgtgtccagagcctgtgctccgcagcgggagaggccacaacagtgagaggcccgcgtaccgcaaaaaaaaaaaacaaaatacaaacacatggaggctaaacaatatactacttaataacgaagtgatgactgaagaaatcaaagatgaaatcaaaaagtacttagaaacaattgacaatggaaacacgatgacccaaaacctatgggatgcagcaaaagcagttttaagagggaagttaatagcaatac
This region of Physeter macrocephalus isolate SW-GA chromosome 14, ASM283717v5, whole genome shotgun sequence genomic DNA includes:
- the LOC102982815 gene encoding LOW QUALITY PROTEIN: leucine-rich repeat-containing protein 37A3-like (The sequence of the model RefSeq protein was modified relative to this genomic sequence to represent the inferred CDS: inserted 2 bases in 2 codons; substituted 2 bases at 2 genomic stop codons), yielding MGTTQVXTTIDSILMMTLELEKLILPSHMAGCLCQFKNTIEVVCKTVKLHCDSECLTDITRCDEETSIRNAGGSLMKVLEARKKKNSTELTIESERASSDKNAVSLSGFMNEQLEFNNNSDIISALSYILPNISEGNLGDMESTLLPFIQLLFSNTQDGDMPLGLLKNNIRSPSVKPVCNNSTNKNKLRKLHFLENFXMQKLKKKLVRLKEEELAKRTRSNLSSAMFKCYIFQKILETAQPQKDSLEKIESTEEKLLRVNRVLKGPRGLQKMHLKAVGDESVRKKQNAQPSVANTAKEXRLRRPSPRKLKQFLMVPRPRKLVEKSSNVESSFIKEPKAAGSSSLKQYFNGRPSASIPPKSPSQVKSKSKDLSNTFFVLEAAKSRVRNIKAPELISHSGKKYIFHKTRSHRVHRKPKVKRSRKFRKKISLNRMMHANFPFSVVMSLINSPPREAVSTSGDVTSXENPFPELFSLSDPSTENTTSENNTAQNVSEEIISTGNSTLPGGTGPGNTTHRNVSTAHSTVAADNSMATVQHTSETHWEYHNTGTEFSSKPSGFTFPGLTSPADQVETQLNQQLCSLIPNNDVQRLIPLVIQTFKMDCSQTHVQLGCANLISRAGLLMNLLSKQQEVNVSKAEWHRDQWKADNYTSESTEAQSEQKEQESSELTKEVPGYGYNNKLILAISVTLVVTILATTLCLIEIYSHRIAKEEDKKRSRRVIIIPPEKEGNPEACYSEGYDRCIPETADCGFRSATFPVSCVAKGRKNVSQTSALRRKSSDCQN